In the Ictalurus punctatus breed USDA103 chromosome 7, Coco_2.0, whole genome shotgun sequence genome, one interval contains:
- the LOC108267332 gene encoding LOW QUALITY PROTEIN: delta-type opioid receptor (The sequence of the model RefSeq protein was modified relative to this genomic sequence to represent the inferred CDS: substituted 1 base at 1 genomic stop codon), whose amino-acid sequence MKTATNIYIFNLALADALVTTTMPFQSADYLLNSWPFGEIVCKVFISIDYYNMFTSIFTLTMMSVDRYVAVCHPVKALDFRTPLMAKTINVGIWVLSSAAGVPAMVLGGTQTNNGTTECALQFPDPYEYWDTLMKICVFVFAFVAPVLIISICYSLMLLRLRSVRLLSGSREKDRNLRRITRLVLVVVAAFIICWTPIHIFILLKAIVGIPETTPLMAAYFLCVALGYTNSSLNPILYAFLDENFKRCFKDFCLPARRKGDRGVGGSRLGRIASRQSPLAAESAPRTAKPAXLAVELSFITQSGKEDSNTMGLTQVSSAL is encoded by the exons ATGAAGACAGCAACCAACATTTACATCTTCAACCTGGCTTTGGCTGATGCTTTGGTTACCACTACAATGCCATTTCAGAGTGCAGACTACTTGTTGAACTCTTGGCCATTTGGTGAAATAGTATGCAAAGTCTTCATCTCAATTGACTACTACAACATGTTTACCAGCATTTTCACCCTAACCATGATGAGTGTGGACCGTTATGTGGCCGTGTGCCATCCTGTCAAGGCACTAGACTTCCGTACACCACTCATGGCTAAGACCATCAACGTGGGCATATGGGTACTGTCCTCAGCAGCAGGAGTGCCAGCCATGGTGCTTGGGGGAACACAGACTAATAATG GCACCACAGAGTGTGCCCTGCAGTTTCCTGACCCTTACGAGTACTGGGACACGCTAATGAAGATCTGTGTGTTCGTCTTTGCTTTTGTTGCTCCTGTCCTCATCATTAGCATCTGCTACTCTCTCATGCTTCTGCGACTGCGTAGTGTCCGCTTACTCTCTGGTTCTCGAGAGAAAGACCGCAACCTTCGCCGCATCACCCGTTTGGTCCTAGTGGTTGTAGcagcttttattatttgctgGACTCCTATTCATATCTTCATTCTTCTGAAAGCTATAGTGGGCATTCCTGAGACTACACCACTAATGGCTGCCTATTTTCTATGTGTTGCTCTTGGTTACACCAACAGCAGCCTGAACCCTATTCTCTATGCTTTTCTAGATGAAAATTTTAAGAGGTGCTTTAAGGACTTCTGTTTGCCAGCCAGGCGAAAGGGAGATAGAGGGGTTGGAGGGAGCAGACTAGGGAGGATTGCATCCAGGCAGTCTCCCCTGGCTGCAGAGAGTGCCCCAAGGACAGCAAAGCCAGCATGACTAGCCGTGGAATTGTCCTTCATTACACAATCTGGAAAGGAGGACTCCAACACAATGGGACTGACACAGGTCTCTTCTGCACTCTGA